From the Gallaecimonas xiamenensis 3-C-1 genome, the window GGGCGCTTGTCGGCCCGCTGCTCCAAGGAGCGGTTAAGCTGGGACAGGGCGATTACAGGGCATTCCAGCTCCTTGGCCAAGGCCTTGAGAGAGCGGGAGATCTCGGCGATCTCCAGGGTCCGGTTGTCCTGCATGCCGGGCACCGTCATCAGCTGCAGGTAGTCCACCATGATCATGGAAATGCCGCCGTGTTCCCGGGCGATACGCCGGGCGCGGGAGCGCACTTCGGTAGGGGTCAGGCCGGACGAATCGTCGATGTACATTTTGCCCTTTTCCATGAGCAGGCCCATGGTAGAACTGAGCCGCGCCCAATCCTCGTCGTCCAGCTGGCCGGTCCGGATCTTGGTTTGGTCGATGCGGCCCAGGGAGGCCAGCATACGCATCATGATCTGTTCCGAGGGCATCTCCAGGCTGTAGATCAGCACCGGTTTGTCCTGGGTCATGGCCGCGTATTCGGCCAGGTTCATGGCGAAGGTGGTCTTACCCATGGAGGGACGGGCCGCCACTATGATGAGGTCCGAGCCCTGCAGGCCGGCGGTCATCTTGTCCAGGTCCTGGAAGCCGGTGGACACGCCGGTGACGCCGTCATGGGGCTGGCCGAACAGCTTTTCGATACGGTCGACGGTCTTTTCCAGGATGCGCTTGAGGTTCTGGGGGCCTTCGTTGGCGTTGGTGCGGCTCTCGGCTATTTTAAAGACCTTGCTCTCGGCCATATCCAACAGCTCTTCGGAGCGGCGGCCCTGGGGGTCAAAGCCGGACTCGGCAATCTCATTGGCCACCCCGATCATCTCACGCACCACCGCCCGTTCACGGACAATCTCGGCGTAGGCATGGATGTTGGCGGCGCTGGGGGTGTTGCGGGCAATCTCCCCCAGGTAGGCAAAGCCGCCGGCCTCTTCCAGGCACTTGTCACTCTCCATCTGCTCGGAGACGGTGATCAGATCCAGCGGCTTGTTTTTCGCCATCAGCTGCGTCATGGCCTTGAA encodes:
- the dnaB gene encoding replicative DNA helicase, which translates into the protein FKAMTQLMAKNKPLDLITVSEQMESDKCLEEAGGFAYLGEIARNTPSAANIHAYAEIVRERAVVREMIGVANEIAESGFDPQGRRSEELLDMAESKVFKIAESRTNANEGPQNLKRILEKTVDRIEKLFGQPHDGVTGVSTGFQDLDKMTAGLQGSDLIIVAARPSMGKTTFAMNLAEYAAMTQDKPVLIYSLEMPSEQIMMRMLASLGRIDQTKIRTGQLDDEDWARLSSTMGLLMEKGKMYIDDSSGLTPTEVRSRARRIAREHGGISMIMVDYLQLMTVPGMQDNRTLEIAEISRSLKALAKELECPVIALSQLNRSLEQRADKRPVNSDLRESGSIEQDADLIMFIYRDEVYHPETTDKGTAEIIIGKQRNGPIGRVRLTFQGHFSRFDNYAGPAFEDDY